GTACCGAGTGAATGGCTACACCAGCGGCCGCCAAATCTCTGTTTACCAAAACCTGCGTAATTAATCCGCCCAGTGAATGTCCGATAATGATTGGTTTCTCAGGCAACGATTTTACAAAATTCGCATAATGGTCTATCACCTCAGTCAATGTTAATGCAGCCAGGTCAGTATCATTGGGTTGTCTTTTTCTTAGTTCCGCTGCGGGCGCATCTTTAAATGGCCAGGCCGGTGCGTAAGTAGTATAACCTTTTGCTTCAAAATAGGCTTTCCATGGATTCCAACCGCTGTTACTAACGAATGCTCCTGTTACAAATACGATGGTTTTTGTGTTACTGCTTTTCATGATTTCTATCGTTTAAAAATGAATTTTGTTTCTTGTTATTTGCTTTGAACATGACAAAATTCAGCAGTATCGGAGACAATAAAATTAACCTCGGTTAAGATCGTCATTTACCCATCATTCTTTTTCGGATACGGCTCAATGACGGGGCCTGAATGCCCAAATAAGACGCAATGTGGTACAGTGGAACGTTATTAAAGATGTCGGGATGTTTCCGGATCAGATCCAGGTAGCGCTCTTCGGGCGTCAGGAACATCAGGTCTTCGGCCCTCGTCATGGCTATATTGAAAGCCGTTTCGGCCACTAATCGGCCAAACCTTTCCCATTGATGTGATTTTTGATAAAGTTCTTTCAGGTGATTGATGTGAATGTATAGAATGGTAGAGTCCACCATTGACTCCGTGTAATAGTTGCAGGGAGTTTGTGTCACAAAACTCTTGTAGGAAACTACGACCTGATTTTTGGAAAAGAAGAACACATTCTTTTCCTCGGCGGTATCGTCATTGATATAATAAGTCCTGAAAACCCCGTCCAGAATGAACCCGAGGTGTTTGCAGACATTTTTGTACTCATTATAAAACTCTCCTTTACCGTATTGCTTTCGTTGCCAATAAGGTAATGACAATGCAAAAGCCTCCTCTCCGATCTCCGCAAAATTGTTTAAAGCGTAGCCAAGTATATCAGTTTCAGTCATGAAAAAGGAGATTAGGAACGTATATTCCAAAAATAACCAGTTATGGCACTATTTCCTCATGAATTGGTGCGCCGAAACACAAAACATTTAAAAAATGATAATCCTGATTTGAATCTTACAGATTTACAGCTAAAAAACTCGTTTTCAGCATGATGAATCCAATTTTTATTTGTTAAATTTGATAACCCTCCCCCTACTTTGCAGCTCACGACCTTTAAACTTTAACAGTATGCTGAAAAGGGTTACTCTACTGTTTTTGATACTGACTTCCGGTGTTTGTTTAGCAAACCAGATCCTGATTCCGATGGATCAGACACAGACAAACCACCTGAAAGCATATGGCCTTGCCTATATGCTGCTGAAAGGAGACATTGAAGTAGACTGGCTGCTCAATTATCGCGGCGGCAGCTTCAAGGTTCAATATGCCAAATCCATTGAAAATGAATGTAAGCTACGGGCGATTTCCTACGAAGTGTTATCGGAGGCTGCTAGTTCGCAGATCGTGAGCCAGATCAGCAGCCCGGATGTGAATATGGACGTGGTGAAGTTGTTCAAGGCAGCGAGAATTGCGGTTTATTCTCCGATCAAAATCAGTCCCGCCGAGTTTGAAAATACGGATGCGGTTTTGCTGGTTTTGAAATATGCTGAAATTCCATTTGAAGTCATTTACGACGAAGAAATTCTGAAAGGCGAACTTCCGAAATACGACTGGCTGCATTTGCATCACGAAGATTTCACCGGTCAATTTGGCAAAAACCTGCGTAGGACTACTCAAACTGACATCAAAGCTCAGGAAGCGATTGCTAGCCGGTTTGGTTACACAAAGGTTTCTAAAATGAAGCTGGCGGTTGCAAAGTCTATCAAGGAATTTTGTGCGGGAGGCGGATTTTTATTCGCCATGTGCTCCGGAGCGGAAACTTTTGATATTGCACTGGCAGCGGAAGGTCTCGACATTGTCGATAACCTCGACGGTGACGGCATCGACCCCGACGCACAGTCCAAACTGGATTTCGACAAGACTTTCGCCTTTTACAATTTCAAACTGCAGCTCGACGACTACGAGGGGATGAATTTCTCCGACATCAATTCCTCCGCTGGCAGGTTTCGTGGCTGGGGCGAGAATGATGCATACTTCTCACTTTTCGATTTTTCGGCCAAATGGGACGTGATACCGGCCATGCTGGTTCAAAATCATGAGCATTTGGTACGGGAGTTTTTTGGACAAACGACTGCCTTTTCTAAGTACACCGTCAAGCCTAGCGTGTTGGTCATGGGTACCAGCAGTTCCTCCGATCGCTACATTTATGGCGAGCTCGGCCGGGGTCAATGGACATTCTACGGAGGCCACGACCCGGAAGGTCGCGGAGGCGGAGGCCGCAGAATGCCAACTGACCTGAATCTCTACCCCAATTCCCCCGGCTACCGGCTGATTTTGAATAATGTATTATTTCCTTCGGCGAGGAAGAAGAAACGGAAAACGTAAATCAAGACTTTCATTTTACTCTTTTGTCGTTTTTCGGTAGCTTTACCTGAAACAGCAGCACTATGTCGACTACAATCAAGGATATCAATCAACTGGATCTCAACGGGACCTACACCTACGCTGACTACCTTCTCTGGCGTCTGGAAGAGCGTTTAGAACTCATCAAAGGGAAAATCTTTAAGATGTCACCGGCACCTAATGTCCGGCATCAGAAAATTTCAGGAAAGTTACATTTGGAGATGGGCATGTTTTTTAAAAATCATTACTGCCAGGTTTTCTATGCTCCTTTTGATGTACGGTTACACAAGAAAAATAGCCAGTCCTCAGATACCAAAATTTACACTGTAGTTCAGCCGGACCTTTGCGTGATCTGTGATGAGGGAAAACTAGATGAAAAAGGATGCTTGGGCGCCCCTGATTTGATTGTTGAGATACTTTCTCCCGGCAACTCCCGCAAGGAAATGGACATTAAATTCGAACTATACGAAGAATCAGGAGTACGTGAATACTGGCTTGTTGAGCCAGCGGAAAATGCCGTATTCGCCTATGTATTAAACGAACACGGCACTTATATAGGCCTGAAACCAGCTATTAACATATTACAGTCGGCCATTTTTCCCGACCTCAAAATTGATCTTGAACAGATATTTAAGTAAGATTTCCATTCAAGCCAATTCCATTTCCATTTTAATGTCTGCTCGTTTGAAGTTGTGCCCGGATAATGGTACTTCTACGAAACCCAGCTTTTTATATAGGTTAATGCCAGCCGCCGAGCCTTTTCTGTTCGAGTAAAGAATCACCTTTTTCGCCCCCAGGTCCGCAGCTTTCTGAATAACCGCATTGCCAAGCAGATCACCGATCTTTTTGCCGCGCATGGTTTTGGAAACCGTCATTTTACTCATTTCAACAATTTCTTCGCCACTCCATTTCAGCGCGCAGGTACCCACGGCTTCGTCATTGTACAAAGCCATTAAAATAGCCCCACCGTCTTTCAGGTAGTATTTTTCAGGATCCGACAATGTCTTTTCATCCTCCGGCTCCACTTCGTAAGTCTCTGAGATCCAAGCATAATTGAGATCGTAAAATGCCTTGGCGTGCTCCGGCTTATAATCTACAATGCTGACCGAGGAATCCGTTTCCTCTTGGGTTAAACGAAGGTACCGGTCAAGAAAACCCTCTTTTTTTAGTTGATACTCTGTCTCATCCATAGCTAGTAACAGGTTATTTGCAGTATTCGTAATTTCTTCGGCCGTCTTTTTCATCTTCTCCCAAACCGGCTGCATTTTAGTCACCAGCTTCTGAGCTTTCTCCGTAAGTCTGACCATTCGCTTTCTCTCGTCCTTTGAATCCTTGAAAGACTCCACCAAACCGTTCTTTTCCAGCTCTTTCAGCAAACCGATCGTCGACGGATGCGCGTAACCGATCTCTTCCGAGAGTTCGATAATGCTCAGCGAAGTTTTGACATGCAATGCATAAATCACAGGAAACCATTTGGGCTCAAAATCGATATCATTTGCCTTATAAATCAAAACTCCCTCTTTCCGAAACTGGTCACTCAACCGCTGTAATCGCGTAGAAATAGCCAATCCGCCCAGCTCATTAAAAATATTCATAACGCCATTTTGAATTAATGTTCAATTATACGTAGTTTCCTACTTAAATACAAATGATCAATCAAACTTTGTTTCAAAAAGGCTGGCCATCCCCGATTAGTTCTTACTTAATAAATATTCCTCCACTTTTTTATCGATCGCATTCTTGCCTTGATCATAACCTACCTGCCTGGCAATAAGGTTATGATTGGAATCAAAAAGAAGCCATACAGGAATGGATTGAAGATTATATTTCTTGTCGAGTTTGGTAAATGAAGAATCACGATTGGCTATAAATTGACTCCACGGCATATTCTCCTGGCCCAAAGCTTTTTTCCAGGCCTCTTCCTTTGCGTCAATTGAAATGCTGGAAATGTTGAGTTTATCTTTATGCTTTGAATAAAGCGACTTCACCTGAGGGATTTCCTGTCGGCATGGACCACACCAGCTTGCCCAGAAAACGACCAGATTGTATTTGTATTTATCGTTCAAAATACTCGATGCGAGCGAATTATCGGGCTTTTTCAATAAAATATCCTCAGGAAACATACTGCCAGTCTTATTCTGAAACCGCACATAATTGTTAATGCTTTGAAAGTCAGCCGTGCGCACGACGGAACTATCAAAAAGAGAAATCAAAGCCGCCAGTTCGTTATCCTTGAATGACTGTTTCGCCCAGTCCAGCTGATTTATCAAATCAATTGAATATGGATATTTTTTTACAAGCGAAGCATTATAGTTTTTCTTTTCCAAAGTCTGCTCAGGATTGGCTTTGAAAGACAAATGTCTGAATGCGACTTCTGTTTGCTTATTGGGTTTGTCGACAAGGAAACTAAATATCTCCCTACCTTTAATATGGACGGACGTATCCCTCTTTAAACGCATTATCCCTTTATCCGCATAAAAATTACTTTCATAGGTTTTCCTGAAATAAGGATTTTTGTAACCGATAAGTTGGTAAGGTTGCCTGGGATTTTGAGTAGCATACAGAATGCTGCTGCGAAAAGGAATAAAGTTGTCAGCAGGTTTTATTTCAAGTTTAAACTTGCCATCCTTCACAAAGGTAGAATCCACAAATTCTCGGGTATCGGCATTGCCCAGGTACAGTTTCTTCCCTTCAAGCGTCGAACGCGAATCTCCTATATCTCCGGTGATGATGATGGTATCAGGCTCGCTCGTGGACAGACAGGAGAAAGTGCTGAATGTAACGAGAACTGAGAATAAGGTGACGGCGCATTTATGCAGCCTGAGCGTGATGATTGATACGTCTTTCATTTGTAGTTGAGATTATTGAATAATTAATTATTTCAATAAATAGTATACCTTCTCAAATATAAACGAAAGAACTAAATGTTTCTAAATTTTATATAAAATTAAATTATATATAACCCACAATCAACTTCCCGGCCCGCTGAGAAGCGCCCGGGCCGCCTACCAGCTTTTGCAAAGTAGCGTAGTCATTGAGTTGAACCGTATGTTTTGCTCCGCCGGGGATAATTTGTTTCAGCTCTTCCACGAGTAATTTTTCATTCAAATTATCCTGGATCAGCTCTCTGACGGCCTCTTTTTCAAGGATCAGATTGACTAACGAAATGTAGGGTACCCGGATAAGGCGTTTGGCGACAGCGTACGAAAATCCGCTCGTTTTGTAACAAACTACCTCAGGGACATTGAAAAGCGCGGTTTCCAAAGTGGCAGTACCGGACGTTACCAATGCAGCTTGCGCCACTGACAGCAAGTTATACGTGCTTTCGTAAACGATAGTAGCCCGATCCGAGGAACTATATTGCCCATATAAAGCCGAAGGCAGGTTACTAACACCGGCAATAACAAACTGATGGTCAGGAAAATGGGGTTGTACAGTCAACATCAGGTCCAGCATCCCGGTGATTTCCTGCTTCCGGCTACCAGGCAGCAGCGCGATGATCGGTCTGTCGTCCAGGTTATTCTTCTTTTTAAAATCAGGATCAGGCTTGAATGCGGCGATGGCGTCCATTAAAGGATTACCGACATAGTCAACCTTATAGTCGTACTTTTTATAAAAATCGATTTCAAATGGAAAGATCACGAACATGTGATCGACATTCTTTTTGATCTTCCAAGCCCGTTTCTGGTTCCAGGCCCACACTTTTGGAGAAATGTAATAGAAAACTTTCAGGCCCTTTGCTTTGGCGAATGCCGCAATGCGAAGGTTAAATCCGGGATAATCAATGAGTACCAGTGCGTCCGGCTGGTAAGCAAGTATATCTGCTTTGCACTTTTTTAGAAATCCGGAAATCTTGCGCAGGTTAAGCGCTACTTCCAGGAACCCCATGAAAGCAGTATCCTTATAATGTGTTACCAGTTCCAGCCCCTCCGCCTTCATCATATCACCGCCCCATCCCCTGAAATCCGCATTCGGGTCGCTTTCTCTAATTCCCTTGATCAGGTTAGAGCCATGCAAATCTCCTGAACGTTCTCCGGCAATGAGGTAGTATTTCATTTTTATTCGCCGTAGTATTCTACGAAATTCTTGGGGGTTTCTACAAGTTTAATGTAATGCAGTTTTGCATTGGGCGCTGCGCTCGAAACCGCAGGAGCTAGAATATTCCAGATCTCCATTACAAAAATCTCGCAGGAAGCCATTTTGCCACGCATGAAGTCCACATCCAGGTTCAGGTTTTTATGATCAACCTTGTCTACCACTTCGTTTTTAATGATATCTCCCAGCACTTTCAAATCAATCACAAAACCGGTATCAACATCCGGTTTCCCTTTAACCGTAACAATCAGCTCAAAATTATGTCCGTGCCAGTTGTTATTGGCACATGGCCCGAAAACTTCCTGGTTTTTCTCTTCTGACCAAGCCGGATTGAAAAGCCGGTGGGCCGCATTGAAATGCTCTTTTCTCGTGACGTAAATCATAAATCTTCCTCGCACTTAATAAATAGGATACAAAATTACATCTTGTATCCGTAGTTTTGCAGTTCAACAAGCGGATAACTAAAAAAAATCCAATTTCAGGATAAAATTTAAGAGTAGATTGGCCACTAAGTGTACTCTTATCTGGCATTC
The genomic region above belongs to Dyadobacter pollutisoli and contains:
- a CDS encoding 6-pyruvoyl trahydropterin synthase family protein: MIYVTRKEHFNAAHRLFNPAWSEEKNQEVFGPCANNNWHGHNFELIVTVKGKPDVDTGFVIDLKVLGDIIKNEVVDKVDHKNLNLDVDFMRGKMASCEIFVMEIWNILAPAVSSAAPNAKLHYIKLVETPKNFVEYYGE
- a CDS encoding Uma2 family endonuclease codes for the protein MSTTIKDINQLDLNGTYTYADYLLWRLEERLELIKGKIFKMSPAPNVRHQKISGKLHLEMGMFFKNHYCQVFYAPFDVRLHKKNSQSSDTKIYTVVQPDLCVICDEGKLDEKGCLGAPDLIVEILSPGNSRKEMDIKFELYEESGVREYWLVEPAENAVFAYVLNEHGTYIGLKPAINILQSAIFPDLKIDLEQIFK
- a CDS encoding asparagine synthetase B, whose translation is MLKRVTLLFLILTSGVCLANQILIPMDQTQTNHLKAYGLAYMLLKGDIEVDWLLNYRGGSFKVQYAKSIENECKLRAISYEVLSEAASSQIVSQISSPDVNMDVVKLFKAARIAVYSPIKISPAEFENTDAVLLVLKYAEIPFEVIYDEEILKGELPKYDWLHLHHEDFTGQFGKNLRRTTQTDIKAQEAIASRFGYTKVSKMKLAVAKSIKEFCAGGGFLFAMCSGAETFDIALAAEGLDIVDNLDGDGIDPDAQSKLDFDKTFAFYNFKLQLDDYEGMNFSDINSSAGRFRGWGENDAYFSLFDFSAKWDVIPAMLVQNHEHLVREFFGQTTAFSKYTVKPSVLVMGTSSSSDRYIYGELGRGQWTFYGGHDPEGRGGGGRRMPTDLNLYPNSPGYRLILNNVLFPSARKKKRKT
- a CDS encoding bifunctional helix-turn-helix transcriptional regulator/GNAT family N-acetyltransferase, which encodes MNIFNELGGLAISTRLQRLSDQFRKEGVLIYKANDIDFEPKWFPVIYALHVKTSLSIIELSEEIGYAHPSTIGLLKELEKNGLVESFKDSKDERKRMVRLTEKAQKLVTKMQPVWEKMKKTAEEITNTANNLLLAMDETEYQLKKEGFLDRYLRLTQEETDSSVSIVDYKPEHAKAFYDLNYAWISETYEVEPEDEKTLSDPEKYYLKDGGAILMALYNDEAVGTCALKWSGEEIVEMSKMTVSKTMRGKKIGDLLGNAVIQKAADLGAKKVILYSNRKGSAAGINLYKKLGFVEVPLSGHNFKRADIKMEMELA
- a CDS encoding Crp/Fnr family transcriptional regulator, which encodes MTETDILGYALNNFAEIGEEAFALSLPYWQRKQYGKGEFYNEYKNVCKHLGFILDGVFRTYYINDDTAEEKNVFFFSKNQVVVSYKSFVTQTPCNYYTESMVDSTILYIHINHLKELYQKSHQWERFGRLVAETAFNIAMTRAEDLMFLTPEERYLDLIRKHPDIFNNVPLYHIASYLGIQAPSLSRIRKRMMGK
- a CDS encoding TlpA family protein disulfide reductase, which produces MKDVSIITLRLHKCAVTLFSVLVTFSTFSCLSTSEPDTIIITGDIGDSRSTLEGKKLYLGNADTREFVDSTFVKDGKFKLEIKPADNFIPFRSSILYATQNPRQPYQLIGYKNPYFRKTYESNFYADKGIMRLKRDTSVHIKGREIFSFLVDKPNKQTEVAFRHLSFKANPEQTLEKKNYNASLVKKYPYSIDLINQLDWAKQSFKDNELAALISLFDSSVVRTADFQSINNYVRFQNKTGSMFPEDILLKKPDNSLASSILNDKYKYNLVVFWASWCGPCRQEIPQVKSLYSKHKDKLNISSISIDAKEEAWKKALGQENMPWSQFIANRDSSFTKLDKKYNLQSIPVWLLFDSNHNLIARQVGYDQGKNAIDKKVEEYLLSKN
- the lpxB gene encoding lipid-A-disaccharide synthase encodes the protein MKYYLIAGERSGDLHGSNLIKGIRESDPNADFRGWGGDMMKAEGLELVTHYKDTAFMGFLEVALNLRKISGFLKKCKADILAYQPDALVLIDYPGFNLRIAAFAKAKGLKVFYYISPKVWAWNQKRAWKIKKNVDHMFVIFPFEIDFYKKYDYKVDYVGNPLMDAIAAFKPDPDFKKKNNLDDRPIIALLPGSRKQEITGMLDLMLTVQPHFPDHQFVIAGVSNLPSALYGQYSSSDRATIVYESTYNLLSVAQAALVTSGTATLETALFNVPEVVCYKTSGFSYAVAKRLIRVPYISLVNLILEKEAVRELIQDNLNEKLLVEELKQIIPGGAKHTVQLNDYATLQKLVGGPGASQRAGKLIVGYI